A DNA window from Ctenopharyngodon idella isolate HZGC_01 chromosome 10, HZGC01, whole genome shotgun sequence contains the following coding sequences:
- the timm44 gene encoding mitochondrial import inner membrane translocase subunit TIM44, producing MAASLCQCYQLCVRRSSALLVSRQYAALYDRAHVYRICGPAASTAQARFMSSGGGRKGFLGEFLDNLKQELSKNKEMKENIKKFREEAKKLEESEALKQARRKYKTIESETVKTSEVLKKTLGTISETVKEGLEEVGRSDIGKRIKEGVEEAAKTAKQSAETVSKGGEKLGKTGAFRAISQGVESVKKEIGELGESGPYRPPSRLRKRSDFSSKAGGTEAKVFEANEEAMGVVLHKDSKWYQQWKDFKDNNVVFNRFFEMKMKYDESDNAFIRASRAVTDKMTDIIGGLFSKTEMSEVLTEILKVDPNFDKDSFLKQCERDIIPNILEAMIQGELDVLKDWCYEATYSQLAHPIQQAKAMGLQFHSKILDIDNIDLAMGKMMEQGPVLIITFQAQLVMVIRNMKGEVVEGDPEKVLRMMYVWALCRDQDELNPYAAWRLLDISASSTEQIL from the exons ATGGCGGCCTCCTTGTGTCAGTGTTACCAG CTCTGTGTCAGGAGAAGTTCTGCACTCTTAGTCAGTCGTCAGTATGCAGCATTATACGACAGAGCTCACGTGTACAGGATATGTGGCCCGGCGGCCAGTACAGCACAG GCGAGGTTTATGTCCAGCGGTGGTGGTCGGAAGGGCTTCCTGGGAGAGTTTCTGGACAATCTCAAGCAGGAGCTGAGCAAGAACAAAGAGATGAAGGAGAACATCAAGAAGTTTCGCGAGGAGGCCAAAAAACTAGAAGAATCTGAAGCACTCAAGCAAGCCAGGAGGAAATAT AAAACCATCGAGTCTGAAACAGTCAAAACCTCTGAGGTGTTGAAGAAAACTCTGGGAACGATATCAGAGACTGTGAAGGAG GGTTTAGAAGAGGTGGGTCGCTCAGACATCGGAAAGAGGATCAAAGAAGGCGTGGAGGAGGCTGCCAAAACAGCCAAACAGTCAGCAGAGACGGTGTCTAAGGGCGGGGAAAAACTGGGAAAGACCGGAGCGTTTCGGGCGATCTCACAG GGCGTCGAGAGCGTGAAGAAAGAGATCGGTGAACTCGGAGAGAGCGGCCCGTACCGGCCGCCCAGCAGACTGAGGAAGAGGAGCGATTTCTCATCCAAGGCAGGAGGCACTGAAGCCAAAGTCTTTGAGGCCAACGA GGAGGCGATGGGTGTCGTGCTTCACAAGGACTCTAAATGGTATCAGCAGTGGAAGGACTTCAAGGACAACAATGTTGTTTTTAACA GGTTCTTTGAGATGAAGATGAAGTATGATGAGAGTGACAACGCCTTCATCAGAGCGTCACGCGCCGTCACAGACAAAATGACCGACATCATCG GGGGTTTGTTCTCCAAAACCGAGATGTCTGAGGTTCTGACTGAGATCCTGAAGGTGGATCCGAATTTCGACAAGGATTCCTTCCTCAAGCAGTGCGAGAGGGACATCATTCCCAACATCCTAGAG GCCATGATCCAGGGAGAACTGGACGTGCTGAAAGACTGGTGCTACGAAGCC ACGTACAGTCAGCTGGCTCACCCCATCCAGCAGGCCAAAGCCATGGGCCTCCAGTTTCACTCCAAGATCCTGGACATTGATAACATTGAT TTGGCAATGGGGAAGATGATGGAACAAGGTCCCGTCCTCATCATCACTTTCCAGGCTCAACTAGTGATGGTCATCCGTAACATGAAGGGTGAAGTCGTGGAGGGAGACCCG GAAAAGGTTCTGAGGATGATGTACGTTTGGGCGTTGTGTCGAGATCAGGACGAGTTGAACCCCTACGCTGCTTGGAGACTTCTAGACATCTCCGCATCAAGTACTGAGCAGATCCTGTAA